One stretch of Planctomycetota bacterium DNA includes these proteins:
- the rpsQ gene encoding 30S ribosomal protein S17 — protein MPPKTETKETVARSRRRTVVGVVIGDKMQKTIKVQVERLVRHPEFEKTLRKHYVCYAHDEKREARRGDKVELMETRPLSRLKHWRLVRVLERSAAGAAAPDARQAARPGGGAESSQA, from the coding sequence GTGCCCCCGAAAACCGAGACGAAGGAAACTGTCGCCCGGAGCCGCCGCCGCACGGTGGTGGGAGTGGTGATCGGCGACAAGATGCAGAAGACGATCAAGGTGCAGGTCGAGCGCCTGGTGCGCCATCCGGAGTTCGAGAAGACGCTGCGCAAGCACTACGTCTGCTACGCGCACGACGAGAAGCGGGAAGCGCGCCGGGGCGACAAGGTCGAGCTGATGGAGACGCGGCCGCTCTCCCGGCTCAAGCACTGGAGGCTGGTGCGGGTGCTGGAGCGCTCGGCGGCGGGGGCGGCCGCGCCGGACGCCCGCCAGGCGGCGCGTCCGGGAGGCGGGGCGGAGTCGTCCCAGGCCTGA